The following are encoded in a window of Castanea sativa cultivar Marrone di Chiusa Pesio chromosome 9, ASM4071231v1 genomic DNA:
- the LOC142610770 gene encoding uncharacterized protein LOC142610770 encodes MDADTPRIPEQLPQSNAHGRINSGLIVDHSVQPAACGVCQRILSPENEASGDLQTIGICGDCKFLILEDHSTPRQDSYQRRASRGRRTRYSSSESVDNLFSQELSHVINLARQNQSSVSGYDDQPSDGDTSVRLLQHSSSRSTPSGSRIWRRVLSDTESDGFDHPDSLYGESESNVSFGQYRVFHGESDAISFSAYGGDSDASVDGHSFLDPEMSVQPDEGSIFESDTDIDPMHAGLDQWDSEEDEDEEEEEEEGEGEGEGEEEEGEWEEADAEDDAEALAEYQTFFTSEAPIWRGRHGSQTFIHTIFANSEEVELPPYVRNSGDYLDARGYEELLVHLAETESSRRGAPPAAVSFVNSLPRVVINEEHQKQEGLACAICKEVLTVGTEVNQLPCFHLYHPSCILPWLSTRNSCPLCRYELPTDDKDYEEGKQSNSGGVEIHEIQQENVSDDGSSVVFDEAESDEELELNQGRTEQRELLHVGPATNSSGREGGRGRWFFLAAAPIVGLMGIVLVLWLGNPLIQRREPTSQCSFIDPGHHQIHISASSPTQRENRSRRWWSFF; translated from the coding sequence ATGGATGCAGACACACCAAGAATCCCAGAACAGTTGCCTCAGTCCAATGCCCATGGCCGCATTAATAGTGGTTTGATTGTTGACCATTCTGTCCAACCAGCAGCATGTGGTGTATGCCAAAGAATCCTTTCTCCTGAAAATGAGGCAAGTGGTGACCTCCAGACCATCGGTATATGTGGGGACTGTAAATTCTTAATTCTTGAAGATCATTCGACCCCCAGGCAAGACTCATATCAGCGTAGGGCATCTAGAGGAAGAAGAACCAGGTACAGCAGTTCTGAGTCTGTTGATAATCTCTTCTCACAAGAACTTTCACATGTAATTAACCTGGCTAGGCAAAACCAATCAAGTGTCTCTGGGTACGATGATCAACCTTCAGATGGTGATACTTCAGTTAGGTTATTGCAGCACTCAAGTTCCCGCTCTACCCCAAGTGGATCTAGAATATGGCGGCGAGTACTCTCTGATACTGAAAGTGATGGTTTTGATCATCCGGACTCTCTTTATGGGGAGAGTGAGTCAAATGTCAGTTTTGGTCAGTACAGGGTTTTTCATGGTGAGAGTGATGCCATTTCTTTTAGTGCCTATGGAGGGGATTCTGATGCTTCTGTAGATGGACATAGTTTCCTGGACCCTGAAATGTCTGTTCAACCAGATGAGGGCAGCATTTTTGAAAGTGATACTGATATTGATCCTATGCATGCCGGCCTTGACCAATGGGACTCTgaagaagacgaagacgaagaagaagaagaagaagagggagagggagaaggagaaggagaagaagaagaaggtgagtGGGAAGAAGCTGACGCTGAAGATGATGCAGAAGCATTAGCTGAATATCAAACTTTTTTCACTTCTGAGGCTCCGATTTGGAGAGGCAGGCATGGTTCACAAACATTTATTCATACCATCTTTGCTAACTCAGAGGAAGTAGAGTTACCTCCTTATGTCAGGAATTCTGGGGATTATCTTGATGCAAGAGGCTATGAAGAACTGCTTGTACATCTTGCTGAGACTGAAAGCTCTAGACGAGGAGCACCTCCTGCAGCCGTGTCTTTTGTAAATAGTCTGCCTCGTGTAGTCATTAATGAGGAGCATCAGAAGCAGGAAGGCTTAGCATGTGCAATATGCAAGGAAGTTCTAACCGTTGGCACTGAAGTAAATCAGCTTCCCTGCTTTCACCTCTATCACCCTTCATGTATCTTGCCATGGTTGAGCACACGAAATTCATGCCCCCTTTGTCGGTATGAGCTTCCTACTGATGACAAAGATTATGAAGAGGGGAAGCAGAGCAATAGTGGTGGAGTGGAAATCCATGAAATCCAGCAGGAAAATGTCAGTGACGACGGTTCCTCTGTTGTCTTTGATGAAGCTGAATCAGATGAAGAGCTTGAACTTAATCAAGGCAGAACAGAGCAGAGAGAACTGCTACATGTGGGTCCTGCTACTAATAGCTCTGGTCGGGAGGGTGGTAGGGGGAGATGGTTTTTCCTTGCTGCTGCTCCTATTGTCGGTCTCATGGGCATTGTGCTTGTGTTGTGGTTAGGCAATCCTCTGATTCAAAGAAGAGAGCCAACAAGCCAATGCAGCTTCATTGATCCTGGCCATCATCAAATTCACATTTCTGCCTCCTCACCCACCCAAAGGGAGAATAGGAGTAGGAGATGGTGGTCATTTTTCTAG
- the LOC142611402 gene encoding cytochrome P450 714A1-like isoform X2 — MYSTGSKQHMYVSEPELLRELGLIKSLDLGRPSYLAGPFQPLLGDGIIRANGSNWAYQRKLIAPEFFLNKVKNMVGVIEQSTIAMMKTWENRIIKSEGGVTDMIIDEDLKSLSADIISRACFGSSYSQGNQIFSKIASLQDALSKPSVLFGLFNFRFLPTKSNREIWRLKKEVDTLILKVVKDCQQENQKGTIPEKNLLQMMLESAVASDDKVPRGFKTDRFIVDLCKNIYFAGHETTALAASWILMLLALHPKWQERVRTEILEVCGEQLSNLFQDMEAFRKLKMLTMVIQESIRLYGPAVVMSREAFADIKLGEFVVPKGVHMWFLVPALHRDPENWGLDALEFKPERFAQGISKACKYPQAYLPFGYGSRLCIGQTFAMLELKVVLSLILSRFSFSLSPEYRHSPVYKMLLTPQHGVRLLVTKYQGSLR, encoded by the exons ATGTACTCAACAGGGAGCAAGCAACACATGTATGTGAGCGAGCCAGAGTTATTAAGGGAACTAGGACTGATCAAGTccttggatttgggaagacctTCATATCTGGCTGGGCCATTCCAGCCCTTGCTCGGTGATGGCATCATTAGGGCTAATGGAAGCAACTGGGCCTACCAGAGGAAACTCATTGCTCCTGAATTCTTCCTCAACAAGGTCAAG AATATGGTGGGTGTGATAGAGCAATCTACCATTGCAATGATGAAGACATGGGAGAATCGTATAATAAAGAGCGAGGGAGGTGTCACAGACATGATCATTGATGAGGATTTGAAGAGCCTCTCGGCAGATATAATCTCAAGAGCTTGTTTTGGCAGCTCTTACTCCCAAGGCAATcagattttttcaaaaattgcctcCTTGCAAGATGCCTTGTCCAAACCAAGTGTACTTTTTGGACTGTTCAACTTTAG ATTTCTTCCCACAAAGAGCAACAGAGAGATATGGAGGTTAAAGAAAGAGGTGGACACACTGATACTCAAAGTAGTCAAGGATTGTCAACAAGAAAACCAAAAGGGCACCATACCCGAAAAGAACCTTTTACAAATGATGCTTGAAAGTGCTGTAGCTAGTGATGATAAGGTCCCACGCGGGTTTAAAACAGACCGCTTCATTGTTGACCTATGTAAAAATATCTACTTTGCAGGCCATGAGACTACTGCTCTTGCAGCCTCCTGGATCTTGATGCTACTTGCATTACACCCAAAATGGCAAGAACGTGTTCGTACTGAAATTCTTGAGGTCTGCGGAGAACAATTATCTAATCTTTTTCAAGACATGGAAGCATTTCGCAAGTTGAAAATg TTGACTATGGTGATCCAAGAGAGCATTCGTCTTTATGGGCCTGCTGTTGTAATGTCGAGGGAAGCTTTTGCAGATATCAAGTTGGGGGAATTTGTTGTGCCAAAAGGTGTCCACATGTGGTTTTTGGTTCCTGCATTGCACCGTGACCCTGAAAATTGGGGTCTAGATGCATTGGAGTTCAAACCAGAGAGGTTTGCTCAAGGGATATCTAAAGCATGCAAGTATCCCCAAGCATACCTACCATTTGGCTACGGGAGTCGATTATGCATTGGTCAGACCTTTGCAATGCTAGAACTCAAGGTAGTACTCTCTCTCATATTATCCAGAttctccttttctctctctccagaATATCGCCACTCCCCTGTTTATAAAATGCTACTGACGCCACAACATGGAGTAAGACTACTCGTAACGAAGTATCAGGGAAGCCTGAGATAA
- the LOC142611057 gene encoding protein PIN-LIKES 6: MERFLSAVAMVNQAAAEAGVGVAGESLLGTIKIAVLPIAKVFTMCFLGFLMASKYVNILPASGRKLLNGLVFSLLLPCLIFSQLGQAITIEKMLEWWFIPMNVILGSMSGSLIGFIVASLVRPPYPFFKFSIIQIGIGNIGNVPLVLIAALCRDKSNPFGDSEKCSTDGTAYISFGQWVGAIILYTYVFQMLAPPPEGTFDIEDGNLPIKDPPKDATAEQLPLLTHEEAASVNSTASVNSTALANPKDEHQPTASEKGKFKGLFFFLYEKLKLKQILQPPIIASILAMLLGAVPFFKQLIFTADAPFFFFTDSCIILGEAMIPCILLALGGNLVDGPGSSKLGLRTTAAIIFARLVLVPPVGLGIVMLADKLGFLPAGDKMFRFVLLLQHTMPTSVLAGAVANLRGCGREAAAVLFWVHIFAIISMSGWIVLYLNILF, from the exons ATGGAGAGATTTTTATCGGCGGTGGCAATGGTGAATCAGGCGGCTGCAGAAGCCGGGGTGGGAGTGGCCGGAGAGTCCCTTTTAGGGACTATCAAAATCGCGGTGTTGCCAATAGCAAAGGTCTTCACAATGTGTTTTTTGGGATTCCTTATGGCTTCCAAGTATGTCAACATTTTGCCTGCTAGTGGAAGGAAACTTTTAAATGGG TTGGTCTTTTCACTTTTACTTCCGTGTTTGATATTCTCTCAACTTGGTCAAGCTATCACCATTGAGAAAATGCTTGAATG GTGGTTTATTCCTATGAATGTTATTCTGGGTAGCATGTCAGGATCCTTAATAGGTTTCATTGTTGCATCGCTTGTCCGTCCACCCTACCcttttttcaagttttcaatCATACAAATCGGAATTG GTAATATTGGGAACGTACCGCTTGTATTGATTGCGGCTCTATGCAGAGACAAATCTAATCCTTTTGGTGACTCAGAAAAATGTAGCACAGATGGGACTGCCTATATTTCATTTGGCCAGTGG GTTGGCGCTATCATCTTATACACATATGTGTTTCAAATGTTGGCGCCTCCTCCAGAAGGTACCTTTGACATTGAGGATGGAAATCTTCCCATCAAGGACCCTCCAAAGGATGCCACAGCTGAGCAACTTCCATTGCTTACACACGAGGAGGCAGCATCAGTCAATTCAACAGCATCTGTCAATTCAACAGCATTAGCCAATCCAAAGGACGAGCATCAGCCAACTGCTTCGGAGAAAGGAAAG TTTaaaggtttattttttttcctgtatgAGAAGTTGAAGCTGAAGCAAATACTTCAGCCACCTATCATTGCTTCT ATTCTAGCCATGTTACTTGGTGCGGTACCATTTTTTAAGCAATTGATCTTCACAGCAgatgctcctttttttttcttcactgaCAGTTGCATTATTCTTGG GGAGGCCATGATTCCATGCATCCTGTTGGCATTAGGAGGCAACCTTGTTGATG GACCTGGAAGTTCAAAGCTTGGTCTACGGACGACTGCTGCTATTATTTTTGCGCGGTTAGTTTTGGTGCCTCCTGTAGGACTTGGCATTGTCATGTTGGCTGATAAGCTTGGTTTCCTCCCAGCCGGTGATAAGATGTTCAGATTTGTCCTACTTCTTCAGCACACAATGCCAACATCTGTCCTTGCTG GTGCTGTCGCCAATTTAAGAGGTTGTGGTAGGGAAGCAGCTGCAGTCCTGTTCTGGGTTCATATTTTTGCTATCATATCAATGTCTGGATGGATTGTTCTCTACCTCAACATTCTATTCTAA
- the LOC142611402 gene encoding cytochrome P450 714A1-like isoform X1: protein MEQGLVAEIWWSLVVIGVCSVLIRLCHEVWLKPRRIRSMLWRQGIRGPKPSFPYGNISEMQKIQSSVINHTSDGQPVSENWTHSLFPYLQQWRQEYGPVYMYSTGSKQHMYVSEPELLRELGLIKSLDLGRPSYLAGPFQPLLGDGIIRANGSNWAYQRKLIAPEFFLNKVKNMVGVIEQSTIAMMKTWENRIIKSEGGVTDMIIDEDLKSLSADIISRACFGSSYSQGNQIFSKIASLQDALSKPSVLFGLFNFRFLPTKSNREIWRLKKEVDTLILKVVKDCQQENQKGTIPEKNLLQMMLESAVASDDKVPRGFKTDRFIVDLCKNIYFAGHETTALAASWILMLLALHPKWQERVRTEILEVCGEQLSNLFQDMEAFRKLKMLTMVIQESIRLYGPAVVMSREAFADIKLGEFVVPKGVHMWFLVPALHRDPENWGLDALEFKPERFAQGISKACKYPQAYLPFGYGSRLCIGQTFAMLELKVVLSLILSRFSFSLSPEYRHSPVYKMLLTPQHGVRLLVTKYQGSLR, encoded by the exons ATGGAACAAGGATTGGTAGCAGAGATATGGTGGTCTCTTGTAGTGATAGGGGTATGTAGTGTGTTAATTAGATTATGTCATGAGGTGTGGCTGAAGCCCAGACGGATCCGATCAATGCTTTGGAGGCAAGGCATTAGAGGGCCAAAGCCTTCCTTTCCCTATGGGAACATTTCTGAGATGCAGAAGATCCAATCCTCCGTGATCAACCATACTTCTGATGGCCAGCCTGTCTCTGAAAACTGGACTCACTCCCTCTTCCCATATCTCCAACAATGGAGACAAGAGTATG GTCCAGTATATATGTACTCAACAGGGAGCAAGCAACACATGTATGTGAGCGAGCCAGAGTTATTAAGGGAACTAGGACTGATCAAGTccttggatttgggaagacctTCATATCTGGCTGGGCCATTCCAGCCCTTGCTCGGTGATGGCATCATTAGGGCTAATGGAAGCAACTGGGCCTACCAGAGGAAACTCATTGCTCCTGAATTCTTCCTCAACAAGGTCAAG AATATGGTGGGTGTGATAGAGCAATCTACCATTGCAATGATGAAGACATGGGAGAATCGTATAATAAAGAGCGAGGGAGGTGTCACAGACATGATCATTGATGAGGATTTGAAGAGCCTCTCGGCAGATATAATCTCAAGAGCTTGTTTTGGCAGCTCTTACTCCCAAGGCAATcagattttttcaaaaattgcctcCTTGCAAGATGCCTTGTCCAAACCAAGTGTACTTTTTGGACTGTTCAACTTTAG ATTTCTTCCCACAAAGAGCAACAGAGAGATATGGAGGTTAAAGAAAGAGGTGGACACACTGATACTCAAAGTAGTCAAGGATTGTCAACAAGAAAACCAAAAGGGCACCATACCCGAAAAGAACCTTTTACAAATGATGCTTGAAAGTGCTGTAGCTAGTGATGATAAGGTCCCACGCGGGTTTAAAACAGACCGCTTCATTGTTGACCTATGTAAAAATATCTACTTTGCAGGCCATGAGACTACTGCTCTTGCAGCCTCCTGGATCTTGATGCTACTTGCATTACACCCAAAATGGCAAGAACGTGTTCGTACTGAAATTCTTGAGGTCTGCGGAGAACAATTATCTAATCTTTTTCAAGACATGGAAGCATTTCGCAAGTTGAAAATg TTGACTATGGTGATCCAAGAGAGCATTCGTCTTTATGGGCCTGCTGTTGTAATGTCGAGGGAAGCTTTTGCAGATATCAAGTTGGGGGAATTTGTTGTGCCAAAAGGTGTCCACATGTGGTTTTTGGTTCCTGCATTGCACCGTGACCCTGAAAATTGGGGTCTAGATGCATTGGAGTTCAAACCAGAGAGGTTTGCTCAAGGGATATCTAAAGCATGCAAGTATCCCCAAGCATACCTACCATTTGGCTACGGGAGTCGATTATGCATTGGTCAGACCTTTGCAATGCTAGAACTCAAGGTAGTACTCTCTCTCATATTATCCAGAttctccttttctctctctccagaATATCGCCACTCCCCTGTTTATAAAATGCTACTGACGCCACAACATGGAGTAAGACTACTCGTAACGAAGTATCAGGGAAGCCTGAGATAA